Proteins encoded together in one Quercus lobata isolate SW786 chromosome 3, ValleyOak3.0 Primary Assembly, whole genome shotgun sequence window:
- the LOC115979909 gene encoding putative disease resistance protein RGA3 isoform X2, translating into MTELAFSVAEKVIEKLGSLAYQEISLTWSIESDLKKLQDTMSTVQAVLLDAEEKQATNHQLSVWLERLKVVFHDAMDVLDEFECEDLRRQVVKKYGSTGSGSGSGRKVCCFFSSSNSLAFRNKMGHRVKGIRKRLDLIANDRDQFHLEMRLDDNRIVHRETHSFVRDRDVIGRADDKQKIIDLLMLPNDNDNISVISVVGIGGLGKTTLAQWVYNDVRVANSFDPRIWVCVSENFDVLKLAKELLKLAGGEISESMSLNEVQARLRRILNEKRFFIVLDDVWNEDRNKWIDLKNLLIGAQGSKILVTTRSHKVALAMAPGPIHDIGGLPDEDCLSLFKRCAFIEGEHEQYPKLVEIGKQIVEKCKGVPLAVKTLGSLLYSKTEVRDWISIRDNEIWKLEQKENDILPALRLSYNKLPSYLKQCFAYCSLYPKDFRYRNQDLIQCWMANGLLKKSNESTEEMEDIGEQYLKELLSRSFFQEVEIYDTIRWSFKMHDLLHDLSLYVAQNDYCLIEDTNNTNKFEKARHVSILDRECGVDATVTFLHKLSNNMRTINFSTDDRGQIDSININESLVETCISRFKHLRLLNLSNSTLETMSSSISTLKHLRYLNLCGNKIIKKLPDSICDLQNLETLILRACTALEELPRDIRKMVSLRYFVITTKQTRLPANGVECMSSLRYLSFYNCHRLECFNEGIQRLTTLRCLSFEFCESLISLPQGMKHLTALEYLDITYCEELNLMERDDYPTSLQTLHIGGLPQLVSLPQGLKGSADTLQFLSIFDCKYLGVLPEWLPDLSSLRKLEIWRCQKLSSLPEGMDRLTALRELEIVRCPELRRDYEREVGKDWGKMVKFSFGEY; encoded by the coding sequence atgaCGGAGTTGGCATTTTCCGTTGCAGAGAAAGTTATCGAGAAGCTAGGCTCCCTTGCTTACCAAGAGATTTCCTTGACATGGAGCATTGAAAGCGATCTGAAAAAGCTTCAGGATACCATGTCCACCGTCCAAGCCGTGCTGCTGGATGCTGAGGAGAAGCAAGCAACAAACCACCAGCTGAGCGTTTGGCTGGAGCGACTCAAAGTTGTCTTTCATGATGCCATGGATGTGCTGGATGAATTCGAGTGTGAAGATCTACGGAGGCAAGTGGTGAAAAAATATGGAAGCACTGGCAGTGGCAGTGGCAGTGGCAGAAAGGTATGCTGTTTCTTTTCATCTTCGAACTCGCTTGCCTTCCGTAATAAAATGGGTCATAGAGTCAAGGGGATCAGAAAGAGGCTAGATTTGATAGCAAATGATAGAGATCAATTTCATCTTGAGATGCGACTCGATGATAATCGTATTGTGCACAGGGAGACCCACTCCTTTGTTCGTGATCGTGATGTTATTGGGAGGGCTGATGACAAGCAAAAGATCATAGATCTTTTGATGCTCCCAAATGATAATGATAACATTTCTGTGATTTCTGTCGTGGGAATCGGAGGTCTGGGCAAGACTACACTTGCTCAGTGGGTGTATAATGATGTAAGGGTAGCTAATAGCTTTGACCCCAGAATATGGGTGTGTGTATCAGAAAATTTTGACGTTTTAAAATTGGCAAAAGAATTGCTTAAATTGGCAGGTGGTGAGATTAGTGAAAGCATGAGTCTGAATGAAGTGCAAGCTAGATTACGaagaattttaaatgaaaaaagattCTTTATCGTTTTGGATGATGTTTGGAACGAGGATCGTAACAAATGGATTGACCTTAAGAATTTGTTAATAGGAGCACAAGGAAGTAAAATTCTTGTCACTACACGTAGCCACAAAGTTGCCTTAGCGATGGCTCCTGGACCAATCCATGACATAGGAGGTCTTCCAGACGAGGATTGTTTGTCCTTGTTCAAAAGATGCGCATTCATTGAAGGGGAGCATGAACAGTATCCAAAACTAGTAGAGATTGGAAAACAAATAGTGGAAAAATGCAAAGGCGTTCCTTTGGCTGTGAAGACTTTAGGGAGCTTACTTTATTCTAAAACCGAGGTGCGTGATTGGATCTCTATAAGGGATAATGAGATATGGAAACTGGagcaaaaggaaaatgacattttaccGGCATTAAGACTGAGTTACAATAAATTGCCATCGTACTTGAAACAATGTTTTGCTTATTGCTCATTGTATCCAAAGGATTTTAGATATCGTAATCAGGATTTAATTCAGTGCTGGATGGCAAATGGGCTCCTCAAAAAGTCCAACGAAAGTACTGAAGAGATGGAAGATATTGGAGAACAATATTTAAAAGAGTTGTTATCAAGATCTTTCTTTCAAGAAGTTGAAATCTATGACACTATTCGGTGGTCATTTAAAATGCATGATCTGTTACATGATCTTTCATTATATGTTGCACAAAATGATTATTGCTTAATTGAAGACACTAATAACACCAACAAGTTTGAAAAGGCTAGACACGTTTCAATTTTGGACCGTGAATGTGGTGTTGATGCAACAGTAACTTTTTTACACAAGTTGAGTAACAACATGCGGACTATTAATTTCTCAACTGATGATCGGGGCCAAATTGATTCTATTAATATTAATGAATCTTTGGTGGAAACATGCATCTCAAGGTTTAAGCACCTGCGCTTGCTAAATTTAAGTAATTCAACGTTGGAAACGATGTCAAGCTCCATTAGTACTTTGAAGCATTTGAGATATCTCAACTTATGTGGaaataagataataaagaaATTGCCTGACTCCATTTGCGATCTACAAAATTTGGAAACTTTGATATTACGGGCCTGTACAGCTCTGGAAGAGTTGCCAAGGGATATAAGAAAGATGGTTAGCCTCAGATATTTTGTGATAACCACAAAACAAACGCGTTTACCTGCCAACGGAGTAGAGTGCATGTCTTCGCTTCGATATTTGTCCTTTTACAACTGTCATAGACTAGAGTGTTTTAATGAAGGAATCCAACGCCTCACCACCCTTCGCTGCTTGAGCTTCGAATTTTGTGAAAGCCTGATATCTTTGCCGCAAGGTATGAAACACCTAACCGCGTTGGAATATCTGGATATTACATATTGTGAAGAACTTAACTTAATGGAAAGGGATGACTACCCGACAAGTCTTCAAACACTCCATATTGGGGGATTACCACAATTAGTGAGTTTGCCCCAAGGGCTTAAAGGATCTGCCGACACTCTacaatttttatctatttttgatTGTAAGTACTTGGGGGTATTGCCAGAGTGGCTTCCCGATCTTAGTTCTCTTCGAAAGCTTGAGATTTGGAGATGCCAAAAATTATCGTCTCTGCCAGAAGGGATGGATCGCCTCACTGCCCTAAGAGAACTGGAGATTGTTCGTTGTCCTGAGTTAAGGAGAGATTATGAGCGAGAGGTCGGCAAAGATTGGGGCAAGATGGTCAAATTCAGTTTTGGTGAGTACTGA
- the LOC115979724 gene encoding uncharacterized protein LOC115979724, with the protein MGAHRKPQKSLMELMEGQQGKAAPAQTIPSLVSSLPARSHPTVPRHPPQSPPQPVPINAAEQEKHKERKSKEAADASRSRPTQEEGAQRAVKQQKTRHPATRGQEKPDSPHPDSPAWLPAPMLEQAEQKGYELGIAETEKALRAEVPEVCRIFCARTWNEALNRAGVEASSELRKPDNVYYPEAIRSSAPQSYQADTPSPAINPPNEEVPSRNSPNKPITASKSETTSHDFQQELDSTVQSTGGITN; encoded by the exons atgggggCACACAGAAAACCccagaaaagtttgatggagcTAATGGAAGGTCAACAGGGAAAGGCTGCACCTGCCCAGACAATACCATCCCtggtttcatctcttccagccaggtctcaTCCTACAGTTCCTCGACACCCTCCCCAATCACCTCCGCAACCAGTGCCAATTAATGCTGCCGAGCAAGAAAAGCACAAAGAACGGAAGAGTAAGGAGGCGGCAGATGCAAGTAGATCTCGCCCCACTCAAGAGGAGGGTGCCCAACGAGCTgtaaagcagcagaaaactaggCACCCCGCTACACGGGGTCAAGAGAAACCTGATTCCCCACATCCCGACTCACCGGCGTGGCTGCCAGCtcctatgctcg aacaagccgagCAGAAGGGCTACGAACTTGgaatagctgaaactgagaaagccCTAAGAGCCGAAGTTCCAGAAGTGTGCCGCATCTTCTGCGCGAGAACCTGGAATGAGGCTCTTAACCgcgctggggttgaagcctcatctgaactacgCAAGCCAGACAACGTGTATTATCCCGAAGCGATACGCTCCTCGGCTCCTCAGTCATACCAGGCTGATACCCCTTCCCCAGCTATTAATCCCCCTAACGAGGAGGTTCCGTCTCGCAATTCTCCCAATAAACCCATTACTGCTTCCAAATCAGAGACAACCTCACACgattttcaacaagaattggactccaccGTCCAATCAACTGGGGGCATTACCAATTAg
- the LOC115979909 gene encoding putative disease resistance protein RGA3 isoform X1 — protein MTELAFSVAEKVIEKLGSLAYQEISLTWSIESDLKKLQDTMSTVQAVLLDAEEKQATNHQLSVWLERLKVVFHDAMDVLDEFECEDLRRQVVKKYGSTGSGSGSGRKVCCFFSSSNSLAFRNKMGHRVKGIRKRLDLIANDRDQFHLEMRLDDNRIVHRETHSFVRDRDVIGRADDKQKIIDLLMLPNDNDNISVISVVGIGGLGKTTLAQWVYNDVRVANSFDPRIWVCVSENFDVLKLAKELLKLAGGEISESMSLNEVQARLRRILNEKRFFIVLDDVWNEDRNKWIDLKNLLIGAQGSKILVTTRSHKVALAMAPGPIHDIGGLPDEDCLSLFKRCAFIEGEHEQYPKLVEIGKQIVEKCKGVPLAVKTLGSLLYSKTEVRDWISIRDNEIWKLEQKENDILPALRLSYNKLPSYLKQCFAYCSLYPKDFRYRNQDLIQCWMANGLLKKSNESTEEMEDIGEQYLKELLSRSFFQEVEIYDTIRWSFKMHDLLHDLSLYVAQNDYCLIEDTNNTNKFEKARHVSILDRECGVDATVTFLHKLSNNMRTINFSTDDRGQIDSININESLVETCISRFKHLRLLNLSNSTLETMSSSISTLKHLRYLNLCGNKIIKKLPDSICDLQNLETLILRACTALEELPRDIRKMVSLRYFVITTKQTRLPANGVECMSSLRYLSFYNCHRLECFNEGIQRLTTLRCLSFEFCESLISLPQGMKHLTALEYLDITYCEELNLMERDDYPTSLQTLHIGGLPQLVSLPQGLKGSADTLQFLSIFDCKYLGVLPEWLPDLSSLRKLEIWRCQKLSSLPEGMDRLTALRELEIVRCPELRRDYEREVGKDWGKMVKFSFDDLGRLFSQKRMFLVLKIATAYQFSHNMQHRKSQPSLVL, from the exons atgaCGGAGTTGGCATTTTCCGTTGCAGAGAAAGTTATCGAGAAGCTAGGCTCCCTTGCTTACCAAGAGATTTCCTTGACATGGAGCATTGAAAGCGATCTGAAAAAGCTTCAGGATACCATGTCCACCGTCCAAGCCGTGCTGCTGGATGCTGAGGAGAAGCAAGCAACAAACCACCAGCTGAGCGTTTGGCTGGAGCGACTCAAAGTTGTCTTTCATGATGCCATGGATGTGCTGGATGAATTCGAGTGTGAAGATCTACGGAGGCAAGTGGTGAAAAAATATGGAAGCACTGGCAGTGGCAGTGGCAGTGGCAGAAAGGTATGCTGTTTCTTTTCATCTTCGAACTCGCTTGCCTTCCGTAATAAAATGGGTCATAGAGTCAAGGGGATCAGAAAGAGGCTAGATTTGATAGCAAATGATAGAGATCAATTTCATCTTGAGATGCGACTCGATGATAATCGTATTGTGCACAGGGAGACCCACTCCTTTGTTCGTGATCGTGATGTTATTGGGAGGGCTGATGACAAGCAAAAGATCATAGATCTTTTGATGCTCCCAAATGATAATGATAACATTTCTGTGATTTCTGTCGTGGGAATCGGAGGTCTGGGCAAGACTACACTTGCTCAGTGGGTGTATAATGATGTAAGGGTAGCTAATAGCTTTGACCCCAGAATATGGGTGTGTGTATCAGAAAATTTTGACGTTTTAAAATTGGCAAAAGAATTGCTTAAATTGGCAGGTGGTGAGATTAGTGAAAGCATGAGTCTGAATGAAGTGCAAGCTAGATTACGaagaattttaaatgaaaaaagattCTTTATCGTTTTGGATGATGTTTGGAACGAGGATCGTAACAAATGGATTGACCTTAAGAATTTGTTAATAGGAGCACAAGGAAGTAAAATTCTTGTCACTACACGTAGCCACAAAGTTGCCTTAGCGATGGCTCCTGGACCAATCCATGACATAGGAGGTCTTCCAGACGAGGATTGTTTGTCCTTGTTCAAAAGATGCGCATTCATTGAAGGGGAGCATGAACAGTATCCAAAACTAGTAGAGATTGGAAAACAAATAGTGGAAAAATGCAAAGGCGTTCCTTTGGCTGTGAAGACTTTAGGGAGCTTACTTTATTCTAAAACCGAGGTGCGTGATTGGATCTCTATAAGGGATAATGAGATATGGAAACTGGagcaaaaggaaaatgacattttaccGGCATTAAGACTGAGTTACAATAAATTGCCATCGTACTTGAAACAATGTTTTGCTTATTGCTCATTGTATCCAAAGGATTTTAGATATCGTAATCAGGATTTAATTCAGTGCTGGATGGCAAATGGGCTCCTCAAAAAGTCCAACGAAAGTACTGAAGAGATGGAAGATATTGGAGAACAATATTTAAAAGAGTTGTTATCAAGATCTTTCTTTCAAGAAGTTGAAATCTATGACACTATTCGGTGGTCATTTAAAATGCATGATCTGTTACATGATCTTTCATTATATGTTGCACAAAATGATTATTGCTTAATTGAAGACACTAATAACACCAACAAGTTTGAAAAGGCTAGACACGTTTCAATTTTGGACCGTGAATGTGGTGTTGATGCAACAGTAACTTTTTTACACAAGTTGAGTAACAACATGCGGACTATTAATTTCTCAACTGATGATCGGGGCCAAATTGATTCTATTAATATTAATGAATCTTTGGTGGAAACATGCATCTCAAGGTTTAAGCACCTGCGCTTGCTAAATTTAAGTAATTCAACGTTGGAAACGATGTCAAGCTCCATTAGTACTTTGAAGCATTTGAGATATCTCAACTTATGTGGaaataagataataaagaaATTGCCTGACTCCATTTGCGATCTACAAAATTTGGAAACTTTGATATTACGGGCCTGTACAGCTCTGGAAGAGTTGCCAAGGGATATAAGAAAGATGGTTAGCCTCAGATATTTTGTGATAACCACAAAACAAACGCGTTTACCTGCCAACGGAGTAGAGTGCATGTCTTCGCTTCGATATTTGTCCTTTTACAACTGTCATAGACTAGAGTGTTTTAATGAAGGAATCCAACGCCTCACCACCCTTCGCTGCTTGAGCTTCGAATTTTGTGAAAGCCTGATATCTTTGCCGCAAGGTATGAAACACCTAACCGCGTTGGAATATCTGGATATTACATATTGTGAAGAACTTAACTTAATGGAAAGGGATGACTACCCGACAAGTCTTCAAACACTCCATATTGGGGGATTACCACAATTAGTGAGTTTGCCCCAAGGGCTTAAAGGATCTGCCGACACTCTacaatttttatctatttttgatTGTAAGTACTTGGGGGTATTGCCAGAGTGGCTTCCCGATCTTAGTTCTCTTCGAAAGCTTGAGATTTGGAGATGCCAAAAATTATCGTCTCTGCCAGAAGGGATGGATCGCCTCACTGCCCTAAGAGAACTGGAGATTGTTCGTTGTCCTGAGTTAAGGAGAGATTATGAGCGAGAGGTCGGCAAAGATTGGGGCAAGATGGTCAAATTCAGTTTTG ATGATCTTGGAAGATTGTTCTCTCAGAAAAGGATGTTCCTTGTGCTTAAAATTGCCACtg CTTATCAATTCAGCCATAACATGCAGCACAGAAAGTCTCAGCCTTCTCTTGtattgtaa
- the LOC115979912 gene encoding DNA repair protein recA homolog 2, mitochondrial-like, whose product MGIYTPSLMNHLCLNAFSRRPRLSTLLFSLHQSGRRDEVTSIAMNICHLSTVAEVSEFECDELLDDIKATKKDTALRLALSRLASDFGRESMLSLQRFFSSRRAPVISTGSLKLDIALGVGGLPKGRIVEIYGREASGKTTLALHIIKEAQKLGGYCAYLDVENAMDPSLVESMGINTENLLISRPSSAENLLSVVNTLTRSGAVDVIVVDSVAALVPQCELDHMIGSTFQDMQSRIMTQALRKINYSLCQSQTLIVFLNQVRSSPKSGQGFGLVDEVTCGGNALKFYAAVRMKMIRTGLLKAEEKVTGLGVCVQVVKNNLAPSMKKAELGIQFGRGFCCEAEVLELACEHGVIVKEGSNYLIDGKLFSGKHEAEQFLVENDGILDKIVLILRRLLFEKRKEHHVRSLNG is encoded by the exons ATGGGTATCTATACACCTTCACTAATGAACCATCTTTGTCTCAATGCCTTCAGCAGAAGACCTCGCCTTTCCACTCTACTCTTCTCTCTCCACcag AGTGGAAGAAGAGACGAGGTAACCTCTATTGCCATGAACATTTGCCATCTTTCCACTGTAG ctgaagtttcagaatttgaatgTGACGAACTCCTTGATGATATCAAAGCAACAAAGAAAGACACTGCATTACGTCTAGCTCTCTCAAGACTTGCTAGTGATTTTGGTAGAGAATCTATGTTGTCATTACAACGGTTTTTTAGCTCACGACGTGCACCTGTGATATCTACTGGCTCATTGAAGCTTGATATAGCTCTTGGGGTTGGAGGATTACCGAAG GGAAGAATTGTTGAAATTTATGGGCGAGAGGCATCTGGAAAAACAACACTTGCCCTTCATATCATCAAGGAAGCTCAAAAGCTTGGAG GGTATTGTGCATATCTTGATGTAGAAAATGCGATGGACCCTTCACTTGTAGAATCGATGGGTATAAACACAGAAAATCTTCTTATCTCCCGTCCAAGTTCTGCTGAAAATTTGCTAAGTGTGGTTAACACTCTGACCAGAAGTGGAGCTGTAGATGTTATTGTGGTTGATAGT GTAGCTGCCCTTGTCCCCCAATGTGAACTTGATCATATGATTGGTAGCACCTTTCAAGATATGCAATCCCGGATAATGACCCAAGCACTTAGAAAAATCAATTACTCATTATGCCAATCTCAAACTCTTATTGTTTTCCTTAATCAG GTTCGATCAAGTCCAAAATCAGGGCAAGGTTTTGGACTTGTGGATGAGGTCACCTGTGGCGGAAATGCCTTGAAATTCTATGCAGCTGTACGAATGAAGATGATAAGGACAGGATTACTCAAGGCTGAGGAAAAG GTAACTGGCCTTGGGGTTTGCGTCCAAGTGGTGAAAAACAATCTGGCGCCTTCAATGAAAAAGGCCGAATTGGGGATACAATTTGGGAGAGGCTTTTGCTGTGAAGCTGAGGTATTGGAGTTAGCTTGTGAACATGGAGTCATTGTCAAAGAAGGAAGCAACTACCTAATAGATGGGAAACTTTTCAGTGGTAAACATGAAGCTGAGCAGTTTCTAGTCGAAAATGATGGAATTCTCGATAAGATAGTCTTGATATTAAGGAGACTGTTgtttgaaaagagaaaagagcaTCACGTTAGATCCTTGAATGGATGA